In Tachysurus fulvidraco isolate hzauxx_2018 chromosome 9, HZAU_PFXX_2.0, whole genome shotgun sequence, the sequence tctgaaaaaaataaaaaattatttggaAAAACAGCATTAGATGTAGCGATGCTGTGTATTGGCATTAAAAGATTACAAATCCATTAGACACAAATCCATTAGGCTCTGCGCTGGTGAACGCCACGAAACTCTGACCCTCACCAATCCAAGCAAATCTACTCATTATGGCCACACAGCATTTGAAGTCAGCACTCAGGTCCTGCTAGTGAAAATAAGCGAGATGAAGGACTTACAGCAGTAAAAGCATAAGTATGGAGTGCTGTGCTTAGATGCACTCTCAGCAGCACaggggttgttgtttttttctctctcttcctgttctGGAGAAGCCGAAGTGGCTttgagtgataaaaaaaaatccagtgcaTAACAGTGATGGTCATTCTGGTCATTTtgcaaaagggcaaagtcacAAAAATCAAAGCCACTGCATTTTATCTCAGAGTCATTTCATAATAACTAGCATTACCGTAATAactgtttctaaaaaaaagtttctaaaaATAACCAAATATAAACCACTGACCCTCAAATATAGAGCTAGATTTTATGAGTCGTTATGCAGGAGTTCATGCTGGTTGACGATAAGCTTTactgttttattctgttcagCTTCAATTCTGGGTTTAGAGAGCGTgaactatgtttttttttgttttttttttgccagcaATACTGTAACTAAAACGATTAACTAAATGACGGCTAATAAATCATTGATTGAGAATTATTTATCGCAgcaagtctgatctaaaatgaatcaGCAATCTGTTGGCTTATAGTGTGAGACATGTTtatccctctgttgataacgtTACATAGAATCTTAGAGGTTGAAGATTAATTGCAGCTGCATATGAATAAACGCTTGgggaaatgggtttgatatcacatttgtgtggagaaaaaaacaacggtttttgtttttgtgaaacTTTCCTATGAATATGTGGCCTCTAGggtaaaacagaaatacttttaAAACTCTTCAAGTGTCTCCTTTCAAATGTGCTTCATTTTACCcatcactgtggagtgagacatgacaaagacattcagtattaaacatggacacaaccaaaCAGGAGGAAAAAAGTGTTAAACTTTTGAGTTAAAGTAAGTAGATTTTAGTTAATAAAGAATATTATAgagtttcttttttccttgctGAATGCATATTATAGATTTAGAATATAAAGTAAACCCCGAGTGAGCATTCTGGGGGGGGGTAAAGATCTTGCTCACCCTCCGAACCCATCGCTCTGTGGCTGTGGGATTTGAACTTTTAACCCTCTAGTTAATAGCACAGCATCTTAATCATTGCACTTCCAGTGTGCTGTCAAGCATGAGGCAAAGAGTGAGTGGTTAGAATTGATAAGCTGACACAAATGGATGTGATTTAATCCTGGCAGAGTGACGCTGCACAGTTTTGTATCTGTTcactttatatttcttttctatttagCCGTCTAGAGGACTCTGTTATCCGAAGGGATGTGCTGTACGGGCTGTAACACAAAGTACCTCCGTAGAGAATGTCTAAGGATTTATAACTTGAGGAATGAATACACAAGTGAGTATGTGTGCGAACTGAACCTTTCAGTTTTGAGACCTTTATTTAAGAAATGCAGACATGATGACTGTTCAGACTCGAGGGAAGAAGTGACAGCTTGCATTATGATCATGCTTGGATTTCAGAGAAAGACTCGACCAGGGTAATATAATCAGTATGAGCCTTTATAAAGCTGGAAAATAAAAGCTATGGCAAATTTGGCAGTCATAACTCTGCCATTTTTTCATATAGGAGACAAACATCATTGAACATAACATGGAACCTTGTGGCACTCCTGTGTGGAAAGTAGACAGAAAATGCAATCTATCTGTCAAATATCCTCCAGCCTTTCCACTTCAATCCCAGATATCTTTACAGAAACAGTGAATTAAATGCACATTAGGAgacatttgaacaaaaaaataattgaaatttTAATGGAAATGTGACGGACCTGGagaggtgtgatgtgtgtttaacGATGTCCGGAGCGGATTAAATGTCTGGGATTGCAGATTAGTCCGAATCTGTCTTTTCatctggtttttgtttttttttctttcaacagACTGTGTTGATGTGCTGGAAATGAAATAACCAGTAAATTACAAATAACCCcatgtgatatactgtatggtcatgtgacctactaATGACCTACTAATGATCAAATGTggccaaaaaaatatatttattttgtttaatataatagtTGTGTTCCACAGTCGTTTAGATTGTTAAAAGACACATCTCTGTGATTTATAGACATACAGCCGTTAAGtcatagaaaaaaattattgatactaataaaatagaaaaattctaatactacatttatttttttttaaattgctccGCTTTCCTTATTTTCAGATACCGATTATACCTGGCATTTTGAGAGCTTTCACATACATGATACATGACACATAGCATGGAGCAGGAGGAAACTGATATCCTATCAGCTCCAAaccacacaaatataaatatttcataatcACAAACCCTATTCACATTCCccatttctccatttttttcccattaCAATACAAATTTCAATGAGAAGGTATTTCTAGAAGGATTTGGTGGCCCGAAAGCGATTCGCAAAAAGCTACAAAAGGTGAGAGTTGATGCGTGTTGAGTTTCATGAGGATACACATCACATCACCGGCCATGGAGCTTGGAATTTCAGTTTGGCAGATAAGCTTGGCGGTGAGAATAAaggtataaatataataaaagagaataaatgtatatatggaGATATaaaagagggagaaaagagagcaagagagagagagagagagagagagagagagagagagagagagagagagagagagagagagagagagagagacacgtgTGTATTAACTAAGAGATCAATTGATGAACTCAAAAACTGAGAGGATGTTAGgtaagcaagtgtgtgtgtgtgtgtgtgtgtgtgtgtgtgtgtgtgtgtgtgtgtgtgtgtgtgtgtgtgtgtatgtcacccATATTAACAGTGTCTAAATTGTAAAGATTTTTTTGCTCTCCACTCTCCATTTTGACCACATTGTTTGCATGCATTATTTAATCCTCCAGGATTGGTACTTGATAATAGATGGTTTTAGCCCAGCACCACGTTTCTGAATCACATTCAGTCAAGCTGCAGCAGCAGAGATAAATCCCTTCAACAGAAATGGAAGTAGTTTGTAATTGGACACGGTCATGAACACGAACATACACTCGTCATGTTCCGGGGTTCGCTCGTCATACTGATAGGAAAAAAACATGCCTTGGGTCGTGTATGCGCTTGAACGTGATTCAGAGAATTACTAGATGCTGAactaaaatgtgtgaaattccAGTTTCACACGGCTGAATGACGACAAATCTTACCTAGTACGGCTTAAGCTAGACActctggacttttttttattgagcaGCCTAATTTTAAGGgcccacaattttttttctctctctctttaactgAAAGTACTGTGCTTGTGCGTCACACTGCAGCGATGCAGCTAGATGTTTTTATAAGACTCACGTCTCATCTCAGATGGTACATCCAACATTTGATTGAGGGAGTGACCTTCATCGATTGCTAATTTTCAGGCTGGCAACGCTTCCTGACGTCCTACTCTACTCTCTCAGAAATGAAGATAGTCAGCTGCACTCCTGTAGAACCACCAAAGCCACATAATTCATACCtttagtacagtatgtatgtttttCAGGAAAACGTAAATGTATTATACCTCTAAAAATAATGATCAACCTCCTTCccaggtaaacacacaccacagaagtGCTTGATCGTACCATCACAGCGAAAAGGTAAAGTAGAGTTCGAtccacacagagtacacacagttatattCTCTGCTATCATGATTCCACATGAATCAGGTAGCTGATGAACTACCCCAAAGGACTGGAACATGGTGAGGGGATTTCACCAGTAGGAAATGGCGAGGAACGGTCGATGAAGGCATGCTAATTAGAGGATCGGAACATAGCCCTGGACTGCACTAGCTAAAAAACATTAATGAGGgctgatgaagaaaaaaaaaacggaattAAGTGTTGCAGTGATGTGCTGCTGATTTCCCAGCAGTGGAGAGATAATTGCCTGTGCTACATGATCCCTTGTTAATTCATGACCTTGTAAAAAGTTTCTCTGACCTGCAACAGTGATCTCTGACACAGTGTAACTTAAACAAAACTCCTCCATTCCCTGGTGTGTTTACGGATGTGTGAGCGGGGAACATGATCGCAGTTTCACTTACATCCATACAGTATACGAGTTTTGGTCGATTTTTAACAATGAATTCATTCTGCCACCTAGTGTTGCTTTCCCTCCCCTCAACATCGTGCAGTAGAAACATCATATATGGGTCTTATGTTGCCTTTCCGTGCATATTACTCTTTAAAATTTTCTATATGGTTTTCAGACGATTTCAGATGATTTTCTTACTTCTACATTCAGTTTCTCATTAAGTCGATTAACCATTTCAAGAAGGTCTTGCTCTTTTGATTTGAGTGAATATAACAGAAAACCTGAACGAAATCCTATGTTTATGATTGttgaattgttgttgtttttttttcttctcctggtCAAGTTATTTTTATAGTAATCAACATGGAACACAACTACTAAGTTCTTATAGAAATGCAACAACTTAAATTAGCATCAAATCACCAAGTACACCACAAACCTATCAATATGTTCGTATTTAGATTTTTACATAATTTGATGTTCTTCAGtgtagtttttcttttcatttattatgaATTTGAACTTGTATTTATTAGGATCCATTTATTAATTCCACGTACCTGATCCTAGATCAGCAGTTacgcttcttttttttttgaggtggTCTGAGGTGGTGCGTAGACGCATGCGTGATATCGTCATCATTGACGTATGACGTACTAACCGTCCGGCGCTAAATTTCAAACAGGAGGAAAGTGGAATTGGATGAGTTTCTTCgcctgtgtgtagttttgttcCGTCGTCTCAAGTAACTCTATGATTATTTTCTAATCATttttatcaaaaataaacaatcgGATATTCGTCAAGTTGTGCGGTCAAATAAAGTGAGTGTTTAATTCTGTTTGGTGAAATGTacgttgttattgttttttttttgcgacCTGAGCTAGCATGCTAATGTGCTAGCGTAGGTGGCTGTATAAGTATAGATGTTTGTATAGTTGCATATTTTTGTCTGGTTATTTTTGGGTATACTTTATTTCACGAAACAACAATTTATTCTAAATAGCTAGGTCGGTAATAACTCAAACCAAATCTAACACTATACACAAAAACGCCCGTTAAAGTGCTAAGTTTGAATTCTGTCGAAATAAACGTGAATTGTTGTTTATCTCCCacaagacagtgtgtgtatttctttaAAACCCCTACAACGTGTGAATGAGCATAGAATTAGCATAGACGCTCTATAGAAACGTTTACCTTTTATGGTTCGGGTTGTTTCGGTTTTAAATGAAGGATTCAGGAACGAATCGAGGATACACCAAATGGTCGAGTCACGTAAAAGAACAGCATTTCTCTCTACTACTTCATGTCATATCTGCTTAGTTCAGCGTCTCTGTATTAAGCGCAGTACAATCTTGGAGCTTCCTCATGATCATTAGAGAATTAGTGTGTTAGAGAGCACTCTGGAATCTGGGAACTGAAAGTAAATATTTTCTGCACCTTTCTTTGGATTTGATTGACAGGCAGCATGAGTGTAGTGAGCACCCCGAATTCCCGGCCACTGCAGTGGTCCTCTCCGGCGCTTGGGCACAAAATGACCCTCTCTGCCACCAGTACACCATTTCTGGGATCCATTCAAAGTAATGACGATGAACAGGAGCGAAGGCAGAGACGGAGGTCCAGAGTCATTGATCTTCATGCAGGGGCCGATTCCTCAATCAATGAGGTCTTCAGGTGAGTTCACCTGGGTCTAAACcctatatttgtttataatcacactgtcAGGATTCTCATCTTTGAAACGGTTTGTTTGATTCACAGTAATACAGGAACTCCTGCTGCCGTGCCCAAGCTGTCCTCTGCTCAGATCTCGGAGCATTACTCCACTTGCATCAAGCTCTCAACGGAAAACGTGAGTGAAAAACATAGAGTTGAACAATTCCATTGGTCCTAATGTACACTTCTGATATCCCTTAAATATGTCTGTAGAAAATTACCACAAAGAATGCATTTGGTCTGCACCTCATCGATTACATGGcagacatactgaagcagaaaGACTCTGAGCTCAACTTTAAGGTAAGTGTGGTGTTCACTTTCAGAAATTTTTAAACATCCTGACAGAAATCCATGTGCATAAGTGATATTTGGGTCTTGTAGTAggcacatggtgtgtgtgtgtttaggttgctGCAGGGACGCTGGATGCTAGCACTAAGATCTATGCAGTGAGGGTGGATGCAGTACACGCTGATGCCTACAGAGTTCTAGGAGGACTCGGCTCTGAGACCAAACCGAAAGATGGTGTGTGGATTGTGTGTTTATCTGCATCACACTGCATCAGCAGTGCTCTAATTAACATCTTTTACGCTGCTCCAAAATATCAGCACTCAGCCTAGAcatactgcttttttttttttacccacagTGTTCGTTAGATAAAGCAGacgtggggttttttttttggtaaagaAGATAAATCCAGAAATTCAGCTTAGTGGCTGATTATGTACCATCACACCAACAGTCAGTCACACCAACACAATGTCATGATTATCTCTTAAACTGCTcgtgttgcttttttttatactgtagcagACCAGGAGGCAGGAGAAGAGACAGCGACAGCAGAGGGCAATGTGAGTGAACAGACAGCCACCAAGCAACCCCCAAAAAAACGGCCTCCGAAGAAGACGGTGGAGCAGAACCTGAGCAACATCAATCTCTCAGAGTCAGAGATGAAGTGTGAGGTAAAATACATGGCTTTAACTCCAGTACACCAGATTCTTTACTCTCTGAGCTCTTTCTAAACCATATGGCTTGCTGACCTGTCACTGGATCAAAGTAAGAGTATAAAACACTTGTCCACGTCACTGTGCATGACTTCCACATTAGGCCATGCCTCCATCACTGTCTGATAGAACAGAGGTCATGCCTCATTTGTCTGATGTCAGTCATGGCATGTATATGGTGTTACAGGTGGACCCCATGTTCCAGCGTATGGCTGCATCTTTCGATGAGAACAGTACAGCTGGagtgtttctgtctgtgctgTTCAGTGAAGACAGCAGCTGTGGGCTGAGGTTCCCTTCCCACATGACCCTGCTGAAATCCAGACCAGACAGCTCACCCTCACCTGTACAACATACACCTGCCTCCCCCTTCACAGGTActgcaataaaaacacacaacagtcaGTGTTTGTGAAGTGTGAGGAAAGAGACGCATCTCAATtggaatttttattctgtacctGCAGTTAGTTTAAAGACACTGGAGGAAAAGATGCCCATCTGCCCATCTCTACAAGATTTCTCCTTCACCCAATGGACACCTGAACAAGTAATCCAGCGATTTACAATGAATTACACCAGTGACTTATAAAGATCACAACTACTTCCTGGTGCTGTTTGTTCATAAAACAACAAGTCTCATCTTTGTTTCTCTACACAGACGAATAACCTGAACCAGCTGCTGGACAAAATGAAGCAGGGCGAACACGCATTCGACGTCAACGCCGGCATTGAACCAGACGAGGCACCGGATTTTGGAGACCAGTTCGATGCGGACGGAGATGACGGAGGGCCGGGAGACTGCGGAGATCACTTTGACGAGCACAAAGACGCCTGCTCCAGGAGGAGCCCCGAGAAAGGACGGTCAGAAAGCCAGTGTCTGATTAAATACGTTTTTGCTCGATTgtttaaatggaaaaacaaaagcatAGGTCAGTGAAGGTGTTTTATTATAGTGTATCATGCAGACGGTGGTGTTAATGTGAGCATGTGTCTGTACAGAGGGGTGATACCGATCGGAGAAGGTGACATCACCACTATGTGCCTGCAGCTCTCAGACAAACCCAGAGAGTATTCGTACTTCAGCCCCCGCACCATGGCAACTTGGGTCGGCCCGGGATACTGGCTTttcaaacccacacacaaacgtgagctctcacacacatacacgtgccCTGAACTGTTCCTGCTGTACTCAGCCTCAGACAGCAAGTTGGATTCATagatatttattgtttgtttatttttccccatGTAGAGGATCACAAGCCAGAGAAGGAAACTAAAAAGCGAGCGCCGAAAAATCCACTTGTGATCGACTTCAGTGAGGACATCCACTTTCACAACTACTTCCGCACCACCAGAGTAAGCTCAAAGCACAAAACTCACGTCTTACTCAGCAAGAGAATTGCACATATATTACAAATATCTAGCACTCATACAGCAATagtacaacactgtaacactgacaaaatgtaaatactttttattttccttcttttttttaaatctggaaTTGCTCAGCTGGaatcaaatgttattttttcagGGAAAAAGTCTGTAAGAATAGATCTTATAGTTTATCTTTTAATTCTAACATTCAGTCCTACGTCaactaatatttttttgtacttaatttttttttataatataatggtTAGGAGGAAGcagctgattttatttatatatatatttttatgtatgtcttttgtatttatcaTTCAGGTTAATTttatgctatttttattttacatttttatttactttttacaaGG encodes:
- the ncaph gene encoding condensin complex subunit 2 isoform X1 codes for the protein MSVVSTPNSRPLQWSSPALGHKMTLSATSTPFLGSIQSNDDEQERRQRRRSRVIDLHAGADSSINEVFSNTGTPAAVPKLSSAQISEHYSTCIKLSTENKITTKNAFGLHLIDYMADILKQKDSELNFKVAAGTLDASTKIYAVRVDAVHADAYRVLGGLGSETKPKDADQEAGEETATAEGNVSEQTATKQPPKKRPPKKTVEQNLSNINLSESEMKCEVDPMFQRMAASFDENSTAGVFLSVLFSEDSSCGLRFPSHMTLLKSRPDSSPSPVQHTPASPFTVSLKTLEEKMPICPSLQDFSFTQWTPEQTNNLNQLLDKMKQGEHAFDVNAGIEPDEAPDFGDQFDADGDDGGPGDCGDHFDEHKDACSRRSPEKGRGVIPIGEGDITTMCLQLSDKPREYSYFSPRTMATWVGPGYWLFKPTHKQDHKPEKETKKRAPKNPLVIDFSEDIHFHNYFRTTRAATTVSKSALNTSNKKTTLPADFQYPLSNLSQLSLKPANTLIVKDKKRISGELAEDIGEYDYNNANDTANFCPRLQLEDSDDDVGGFAGSDDSQPLTDRLDPDGVSTYGEDCLVPEPHKINIIEINYAKTAKKMDMKRLKSSMWSLLTDSPEKPAKDSENDQPTEVPGEKSFSQSTRTLLQKLPNTMANNLSVPLAFVALLHLANEKNLELHKVDDMSDIIIRQGH
- the ncaph gene encoding condensin complex subunit 2 isoform X2, whose product is MSVVSTPNSRPLQWSSPALGHKMTLSATSTPFLGSIQSNDDEQERRQRRRSRVIDLHAGADSSINEVFSNTGTPAAVPKLSSAQISEHYSTCIKLSTENKITTKNAFGLHLIDYMADILKQKDSELNFKVAAGTLDASTKIYAVRVDAVHADAYRVLGGLGSETKPKDDQEAGEETATAEGNVSEQTATKQPPKKRPPKKTVEQNLSNINLSESEMKCEVDPMFQRMAASFDENSTAGVFLSVLFSEDSSCGLRFPSHMTLLKSRPDSSPSPVQHTPASPFTVSLKTLEEKMPICPSLQDFSFTQWTPEQTNNLNQLLDKMKQGEHAFDVNAGIEPDEAPDFGDQFDADGDDGGPGDCGDHFDEHKDACSRRSPEKGRGVIPIGEGDITTMCLQLSDKPREYSYFSPRTMATWVGPGYWLFKPTHKQDHKPEKETKKRAPKNPLVIDFSEDIHFHNYFRTTRAATTVSKSALNTSNKKTTLPADFQYPLSNLSQLSLKPANTLIVKDKKRISGELAEDIGEYDYNNANDTANFCPRLQLEDSDDDVGGFAGSDDSQPLTDRLDPDGVSTYGEDCLVPEPHKINIIEINYAKTAKKMDMKRLKSSMWSLLTDSPEKPAKDSENDQPTEVPGEKSFSQSTRTLLQKLPNTMANNLSVPLAFVALLHLANEKNLELHKVDDMSDIIIRQGH